A single window of Chloracidobacterium sp. DNA harbors:
- a CDS encoding lysophospholipid acyltransferase family protein: MTENTETIFTRASLAKCTLKQRLFVYVADLTLYLLITGISMTVRVRTTGKEHTDAIAAQGKVPIIAAWHDNIFLGVYYLRNRRVAGLASLSFDGEYIARLVQRLGFGVVRGSSSRGGAAALIEMARVMRDGFEMCLTVDGPRGPRHIAKFGAVSLAKRSGNPIVPFAIRPDRFITLRSWDRMLIPIPFTSAEAVFGEPIYVAADGDADDDRARFAELQSALDRMAGD, translated from the coding sequence GTGACTGAAAATACTGAAACCATTTTTACCCGGGCATCACTTGCAAAGTGCACCCTCAAGCAGCGGCTATTCGTTTATGTAGCCGATCTGACGCTTTATTTACTGATCACGGGCATCAGTATGACAGTTCGTGTACGAACTACCGGAAAGGAGCATACTGACGCCATTGCCGCTCAGGGAAAAGTCCCTATCATCGCTGCCTGGCACGACAATATCTTTCTCGGCGTATATTATCTGCGCAACCGCCGCGTCGCGGGCCTTGCCTCATTGAGTTTCGACGGCGAATACATAGCCCGGTTGGTCCAACGACTTGGTTTCGGCGTCGTGCGTGGATCATCGTCACGCGGCGGTGCGGCGGCCCTGATAGAGATGGCACGCGTAATGCGTGACGGCTTCGAGATGTGTCTGACCGTCGACGGCCCGCGAGGCCCGCGTCATATTGCCAAATTTGGAGCCGTATCGCTTGCCAAAAGATCCGGTAATCCTATCGTCCCATTTGCGATCCGTCCCGACCGCTTTATCACACTGCGGAGTTGGGATCGGATGCTGATCCCGATCCCGTTCACATCGGCTGAAGCAGTTTTTGGCGAACCGATCTATGTTGCAGCCGACGGTGACGCCGACGATGATCGGGCACGGTTTGCCGAATTGCAATCAGCTCTCGATCGGATGGCCGGAGACTAG
- a CDS encoding NAD+ synthase, translating into MKVTIAQINTTNGDIAGNVAKIVAAIEKAKSDGSDLVVFPEVATHGYTSQDWFQDADIINASGEALETIIDATSGITAVVGTIRPNVDRDGRRLFNSAAVIYDRQLLGFADKTLLPEYDVFDDPRYFEPSDHRRIFDINGIKLGVVVCEDFWNDKTFWKERLYESDPTDEVIGMGADIIVSVNASPYNKGKIKLRCDMVAHRAKLQKKPIVFVNLVGGNDGIIFDGASLIADEEGDIILQATAFEEFVETVELDVHKPDARGITGGEIDSIHRALVLGIRDYAVKNGFKKAVIGLSGGMDSSLVAALAAEAIGPDNLLCVMMPSPFSSEGSIKDSEELIRNLGCQSRIESISDTFYVLLRQMNLHKPTKGGESLAAENMQSRLRGVILMAISNAEGHLLLTTGNKSELAVGYCTLYGDTNGGLAVLGDVLKTEVWQIARQINKNAGREVIPEKIIDKKPSAELAPNQFDQDSLPPYEVMDPILKMYFEQKASPAEIIAAGHDPERVYWILNKVENPANEFKRQQLPPTLIISKNAIGVGRRRPITHKYRRRFVP; encoded by the coding sequence ATGAAAGTCACGATCGCGCAGATCAACACCACCAATGGCGATATCGCCGGCAACGTTGCGAAGATAGTTGCGGCGATCGAAAAGGCAAAGTCCGATGGCTCGGACCTGGTTGTTTTCCCCGAGGTCGCAACGCACGGATACACGTCGCAGGACTGGTTTCAGGACGCCGACATCATCAATGCCTCAGGCGAAGCCCTTGAGACGATCATTGACGCGACAAGCGGTATCACAGCGGTCGTCGGTACGATCCGCCCAAATGTGGACCGAGACGGCCGCCGACTGTTCAATTCGGCGGCAGTCATTTACGATCGCCAATTGCTCGGATTTGCGGATAAGACCCTTTTGCCGGAATACGATGTTTTCGACGACCCGCGATATTTCGAACCGTCGGATCATCGACGGATATTTGATATTAACGGCATAAAGCTGGGCGTGGTCGTCTGTGAGGATTTTTGGAATGACAAGACGTTTTGGAAAGAGCGCTTATACGAGAGCGACCCGACCGACGAGGTGATCGGGATGGGGGCCGATATTATCGTCTCGGTCAACGCCTCGCCGTACAACAAGGGCAAGATCAAACTCCGCTGCGATATGGTCGCCCACCGGGCCAAACTACAAAAAAAGCCGATCGTATTCGTCAATCTGGTCGGCGGCAACGACGGCATCATCTTTGACGGTGCGAGCCTGATAGCTGACGAAGAGGGCGACATCATCCTGCAAGCGACGGCGTTTGAGGAATTTGTCGAAACGGTCGAACTCGATGTCCACAAGCCGGATGCTCGTGGTATTACAGGCGGCGAGATCGATTCGATCCATCGTGCCCTCGTACTCGGCATTCGCGACTATGCCGTCAAAAATGGTTTTAAGAAAGCCGTGATCGGACTGTCCGGCGGGATGGATTCGTCACTCGTGGCAGCATTGGCCGCCGAGGCGATCGGGCCAGACAATTTGCTGTGTGTGATGATGCCTTCGCCTTTTTCGTCGGAGGGCAGCATAAAGGACTCAGAAGAATTGATACGCAATCTCGGTTGCCAAAGCCGGATCGAATCGATATCCGATACCTTTTACGTCCTGCTGAGGCAGATGAACCTGCACAAGCCGACCAAGGGCGGCGAATCGCTCGCGGCAGAGAATATGCAGTCACGACTGCGAGGCGTTATCCTGATGGCGATATCCAATGCCGAGGGCCATCTATTGCTCACAACGGGTAACAAGAGCGAGCTTGCGGTCGGCTATTGCACGCTCTACGGCGATACTAACGGCGGCCTTGCCGTCCTCGGCGACGTGCTCAAAACCGAGGTCTGGCAGATCGCCCGACAGATCAATAAAAATGCCGGCCGCGAGGTGATACCCGAGAAGATCATTGACAAAAAACCGTCTGCGGAACTCGCCCCGAACCAGTTTGACCAGGACAGTTTGCCGCCGTATGAAGTGATGGATCCGATCCTCAAGATGTACTTTGAGCAAAAGGCATCGCCGGCCGAGATCATCGCCGCCGGCCACGACCCGGAACGCGTCTACTGGATACTCAATAAAGTCGAGAATCCGGCCAATGAGTTCAAACGCCAGCAGTTGCCGCCGACATTGATAATTTCTAAAAATGCCATCGGTGTCGGTCGCCGCCGGCCGATCACACATAAATATCGTCGTCGGTTTGTTCCTTGA
- the glpK gene encoding glycerol kinase GlpK: MSYILALDQGTTSSRAIVFDHSGNTISVGQKEYTQIYPQSGWVEHDADEIWRSQVETAVEALAKANLTAADITAIGITNQRETTVIWDRATGVPIHNAIVWQDRRTADICDAARAVHGETIKRKTGLETDAYFSASKVKWLLDNVPDARRRAENGELAFGTIDTWLVWKLTGGRLHITDVSNASRTMLFDINTLKWDDELLAIFDVPRAILPEVRSSSEVYGEVETPKELKGIAIAGIAGDQQAALFGQACFAAGATKNTYGTGCFMLQNVGTSPVISEHRLLSTVGWQIGGVTEYALEGSVFIGGAVIQWLRDALGIIATSSEVEALAASVDDNGGVYFVPAFAGLGSPYWDQDARGTITGLTRGTGKAHIARAAVESIAFQTADLLTAMNADSHSTLQELRVDGGATANNALLQFQADILQIPVVRSKTAETTALGSAYLAGLAVGFWLSKNDVAHHWQADRRFEPQMPEAESIAAIQRWHEAVKRTLHCES, from the coding sequence ATGTCTTACATTCTCGCATTAGATCAAGGCACGACCAGCAGCCGGGCGATCGTTTTTGACCACAGCGGCAATACCATTTCGGTCGGCCAAAAGGAATATACCCAGATCTATCCGCAAAGCGGTTGGGTCGAGCACGACGCGGACGAGATCTGGCGTTCGCAGGTCGAAACCGCCGTCGAGGCACTTGCCAAGGCCAACCTGACGGCGGCAGATATTACGGCGATCGGGATCACCAATCAACGCGAAACGACCGTCATCTGGGACCGGGCAACCGGCGTACCGATCCACAACGCCATCGTCTGGCAGGATCGCCGGACCGCCGATATCTGCGATGCGGCAAGGGCCGTTCACGGCGAAACTATCAAGCGAAAGACCGGGCTCGAGACCGACGCCTATTTCAGCGCGAGCAAGGTCAAATGGCTACTCGACAATGTCCCGGACGCTCGGCGGCGAGCTGAGAATGGCGAACTCGCATTCGGCACGATCGACACCTGGCTCGTATGGAAATTGACCGGCGGCCGACTCCATATCACCGATGTGTCGAACGCCTCGCGAACGATGCTTTTCGACATCAACACGCTCAAATGGGATGACGAGCTACTCGCAATATTTGACGTTCCGCGAGCGATATTGCCCGAGGTACGTTCGTCGTCCGAAGTGTACGGCGAGGTCGAAACGCCCAAGGAACTCAAGGGCATCGCCATCGCAGGCATCGCCGGCGACCAGCAGGCGGCACTCTTCGGCCAAGCGTGTTTTGCCGCCGGAGCTACTAAAAACACCTATGGCACTGGCTGCTTTATGCTGCAAAATGTCGGCACGTCGCCGGTCATCTCAGAGCACCGCCTGCTGTCGACCGTCGGCTGGCAGATCGGCGGCGTTACCGAATACGCCCTTGAAGGCAGCGTCTTTATCGGCGGTGCGGTCATCCAATGGCTCCGCGACGCACTAGGGATCATCGCGACGTCGTCCGAGGTCGAGGCACTTGCCGCATCGGTCGACGATAACGGAGGCGTCTATTTCGTTCCGGCATTTGCCGGGCTCGGATCGCCGTATTGGGATCAGGACGCTCGCGGGACGATCACGGGTTTGACTCGCGGCACCGGTAAAGCCCATATTGCCCGTGCAGCTGTCGAATCGATCGCGTTTCAGACGGCTGATCTGCTTACGGCAATGAACGCCGATTCGCACTCGACTCTACAAGAGCTACGCGTCGATGGCGGAGCGACCGCGAATAATGCTCTGCTGCAGTTTCAGGCAGACATCCTTCAGATACCGGTCGTCCGCTCGAAGACCGCCGAGACCACCGCACTCGGTTCCGCATACCTTGCCGGGCTCGCGGTCGGGTTTTGGTTGTCAAAGAACGATGTCGCCCATCACTGGCAGGCTGACCGGCGTTTCGAACCGCAGATGCCCGAGGCCGAGTCGATTGCCGCAATACAACGTTGGCACGAGGCTGTCAAACGTACGTTGCATTGTGAATCGTAA
- a CDS encoding COX15/CtaA family protein produces the protein MKQETKLDRFAKYAWYVLAWNVVVIVWGVFLRASKSGDGCGEHWLTCNGELIPSAPQFKTVIEFSHRMTTVIDGFLMLILLIWAIRIWQKMRDRRSRIILYSVIGAVFFVITEAAVGAGLVLTGNTAVAVTDTRPFWAMGHLVNTFVLLVFLVMTVWLAKRERQFGPRPERKVVVLVAIAFAALLLVGMSGTLAALSNMLFPSASLAEGIAKDFSASSNVVLRLRLSHPILSVLTGVYLIFLAGWLKSRRPASGDVRWWSGAVSALVVIQIAFGAATLLSLGPIVMQLGHLFLADMVWIAVIFMAANYFAAEPEMPKAEDLVSGHPIES, from the coding sequence ATGAAACAGGAAACAAAACTGGACAGATTTGCCAAATACGCATGGTACGTTCTCGCGTGGAATGTCGTCGTGATCGTTTGGGGCGTTTTCCTGCGTGCATCCAAGTCCGGTGACGGCTGCGGCGAGCATTGGCTGACCTGCAACGGCGAGTTGATACCTTCGGCACCGCAATTCAAGACTGTCATCGAGTTTTCGCATCGAATGACGACCGTGATCGACGGATTTCTGATGCTGATCCTGCTGATCTGGGCGATCCGTATCTGGCAGAAAATGCGGGATCGCCGGAGCCGGATCATTCTCTATTCGGTGATCGGTGCCGTCTTTTTTGTCATCACCGAAGCGGCGGTCGGTGCGGGTCTTGTGCTGACGGGCAATACGGCCGTTGCCGTGACGGACACCCGTCCGTTTTGGGCGATGGGCCATCTGGTCAATACGTTTGTCCTGCTCGTATTTTTGGTAATGACCGTCTGGCTCGCTAAGCGTGAACGGCAGTTCGGACCCCGCCCGGAACGTAAGGTCGTGGTGCTAGTTGCCATCGCGTTTGCGGCACTTTTACTTGTTGGGATGAGCGGCACGCTCGCCGCACTCAGCAATATGCTGTTTCCGTCAGCGTCGCTCGCCGAGGGCATCGCAAAGGACTTTTCGGCAAGCTCTAATGTAGTGCTTCGGCTACGCTTGAGTCATCCGATATTATCGGTGCTGACGGGCGTATATCTTATTTTTCTTGCAGGATGGCTTAAATCGCGGCGTCCGGCATCGGGTGACGTCAGGTGGTGGTCGGGGGCGGTGTCGGCGTTGGTCGTGATCCAGATAGCATTCGGGGCGGCGACGCTCTTATCGCTAGGTCCGATAGTGATGCAGCTCGGACACTTGTTTTTGGCGGATATGGTCTGGATCGCCGTGATATTTATGGCGGCAAATTATTTTGCTGCCGAGCCTGAAATGCCAAAGGCAGAAGATCTAGTCTCCGGCCATCCGATCGAGAGCTGA
- a CDS encoding ATP-binding protein: MQRRILIIDDHDDLATSLYEVFTHFGHFVKVVEGRDEAIAIGDIGSFDLVITDLDIDRLASDPLNVDVPVCLPTTLVGHEGERVKAFKICAANFRRDEFDEDELKNLIATILDYKIKFVDKAETVAMLHENIEFELPSAISLMSIVLDYLMKRVEKLGVIRPEKSNLFVALDEAFVNAVKHGNKFDVKKLVRIAAEVSRDEARFTIEDEGEGFDVQNIPDPLDPQNLFKTSGRGVLFIYNIMDEVKYNDRGNRLTMVKKSDERNTV, from the coding sequence ATGCAGCGAAGAATACTGATAATCGATGACCACGACGACCTTGCAACCTCTTTATACGAGGTCTTTACGCATTTCGGCCATTTCGTGAAAGTCGTCGAGGGCCGTGACGAGGCTATAGCCATCGGAGATATCGGTAGCTTTGATCTGGTAATTACCGATCTTGATATCGACCGACTCGCTTCCGATCCGCTAAACGTAGATGTGCCGGTGTGTTTGCCCACTACGCTTGTCGGTCACGAGGGCGAGCGCGTCAAGGCGTTCAAGATCTGTGCCGCAAATTTCAGACGTGACGAATTTGACGAAGATGAATTGAAAAATCTGATCGCGACGATCCTGGATTACAAGATCAAGTTCGTCGATAAGGCTGAGACGGTCGCGATGCTGCACGAGAATATCGAATTTGAGTTGCCGTCGGCCATCTCGCTGATGAGTATTGTGCTCGATTATCTGATGAAGCGAGTCGAAAAGCTGGGTGTCATTAGACCTGAAAAATCTAATCTTTTCGTGGCACTGGACGAGGCTTTCGTTAATGCCGTCAAACACGGCAATAAGTTTGATGTAAAGAAATTGGTGCGAATTGCGGCCGAGGTTTCGAGAGACGAGGCGAGATTCACGATCGAGGACGAAGGTGAGGGCTTCGATGTGCAGAATATCCCTGACCCGCTCGACCCGCAGAATCTATTCAAAACCTCGGGCCGCGGCGTGCTTTTCATCTACAACATAATGGACGAGGTCAAATACAACGACCGCGGCAATCGTCTGACGATGGTCAAAAAGAGTGACGAACGCAACACCGTTTAG
- a CDS encoding metalloregulator ArsR/SmtB family transcription factor: MNEVVFADLEKLFLALSDQTRLRLLSLMSGGEVSVGYLADALGESQPKISRHLAYLRGTGLVSTRRDGKWVYYGIDDGLDRDVRRVLDTTLSSIRYSNPIANAEASGYSDSAQTREVEVDDWSPNEMAIHLL, translated from the coding sequence ATGAACGAAGTCGTCTTTGCGGATCTCGAAAAACTGTTTCTGGCACTGTCGGATCAGACCAGGCTGCGGCTGTTGTCGCTAATGTCCGGCGGCGAGGTTTCGGTCGGCTACCTGGCCGACGCCTTGGGCGAAAGTCAGCCCAAGATATCGCGGCATCTCGCGTACCTCCGCGGTACGGGACTGGTCTCGACGCGGCGCGACGGCAAATGGGTATATTACGGCATCGACGACGGCCTCGACCGCGATGTCCGCCGAGTACTCGACACAACGCTCTCGTCGATACGTTATTCAAATCCGATCGCGAATGCCGAAGCTTCCGGATACTCGGACTCGGCCCAGACGCGCGAGGTCGAAGTTGACGATTGGTCGCCCAACGAGATGGCGATCCACTTACTTTAG
- a CDS encoding PLP-dependent transferase, whose amino-acid sequence MSKSSFYTAAVHAGDDHSEHFGALSVPIYSASVFAFPDADEAAAIHNEEKPGYYYGRLGNPTQTALECTLAELENADSALALASGMAAVSAAVFTACKYGDHIIAPESGYSTTTNLLHHIGERFGIESTFVDAADAGNYQAAIRPNTKLLWVETPSNPLLRVTDISAVAAIGKACGAVTIVDNTFATPFNQRPLALGADACIHSATKYLGGHSDLTAGVIVGDSAFVDAARQGANKYYGGNIAPQVAWLVSRGIKTLALRMERHNSNAMAIAEMLERHPKVAAVHYPGLASHQNHDIARRQMPGGFGGMIALDVGSVEAGKAFANAVKLCTLATSLGGVETILQHSASMTHATIPREDRLKAGITDGMIRLSVGIEDVKDLSADIEQALERI is encoded by the coding sequence ATGAGTAAATCGTCGTTCTATACCGCCGCTGTCCACGCCGGCGATGATCACTCGGAGCACTTCGGGGCTCTGTCGGTGCCGATCTATTCGGCATCGGTATTTGCCTTTCCGGACGCTGACGAGGCGGCGGCGATCCACAACGAAGAAAAACCGGGCTACTATTACGGACGACTCGGCAATCCTACCCAGACGGCACTGGAATGCACCCTTGCCGAACTCGAAAACGCCGACTCGGCACTTGCCCTCGCCTCGGGGATGGCGGCGGTTTCGGCGGCGGTATTTACCGCCTGTAAGTACGGCGATCACATCATCGCTCCCGAATCGGGCTATTCGACGACGACGAACTTGCTGCACCACATCGGCGAACGGTTCGGCATAGAGAGCACCTTTGTCGACGCTGCCGACGCCGGCAATTACCAAGCTGCGATCCGGCCGAACACCAAACTGCTCTGGGTCGAGACACCGTCAAATCCACTACTCCGCGTGACAGATATCTCGGCCGTTGCGGCGATCGGTAAAGCGTGCGGTGCCGTGACGATCGTGGATAACACCTTCGCGACGCCCTTTAACCAACGCCCTTTGGCTCTCGGTGCCGATGCCTGCATCCACAGTGCGACCAAGTACCTCGGCGGCCATAGCGATCTGACCGCAGGGGTGATCGTCGGCGATAGTGCGTTTGTCGATGCCGCGCGTCAGGGTGCCAATAAATATTACGGCGGCAATATCGCTCCGCAGGTCGCGTGGCTCGTATCACGCGGCATCAAGACCCTCGCCCTCAGAATGGAGCGGCACAATTCCAATGCGATGGCGATCGCCGAGATGCTCGAGCGTCACCCGAAGGTCGCTGCCGTTCACTATCCGGGCCTTGCTTCGCATCAAAACCACGACATTGCCCGGCGGCAGATGCCGGGCGGTTTTGGTGGAATGATCGCTCTTGATGTCGGCAGCGTCGAGGCGGGCAAGGCGTTTGCCAATGCCGTCAAGCTCTGCACGCTCGCGACCTCGCTCGGCGGCGTCGAGACCATCCTGCAGCACTCGGCGTCGATGACCCACGCGACCATTCCGCGCGAAGACCGTCTGAAGGCGGGCATCACCGATGGGATGATCCGACTTTCGGTCGGGATCGAGGATGTCAAAGATCTATCGGCCGATATCGAGCAAGCTCTTGAGCGTATCTGA
- a CDS encoding ATP-dependent Clp protease ATP-binding subunit: MKEETASKKDKVTKGILLDPDRKSPRAAEFEDKLLAQIVGQERAVRRMSGLFQIYLAGMNNPSRPIGTLLFLGPTGSGKTRVVEAASEVLFNEPYTVVKIDCAEFQHSHEIAKLIGSPPGYLGHRETSPMLTQENLDKAHTDDTKLTFVLFDEIEKASDSLWQLLLGILDKATLTLGDNRRVDFSRTVVVMTSNLGAREMSDMISGGIGFAPTKTDQVKADNEIDTKIYRTALEAAKRKFSPEFMNRIDKVVVFRSLKEHHLRLILDIELRAVQDRITESAGTKFVFECTTEAKEYLLSEGIDLKYGARHLKRAIERFLVYPLSNLVATEQVETGDLVMVDFDDDTKMLYFTKQSGKMIVADTPEDADLDSPLTNADAAGVPLPTVAAAPQMSKSKGESEDV, encoded by the coding sequence ATGAAAGAGGAAACGGCAAGCAAAAAAGACAAGGTGACAAAGGGTATTTTACTCGACCCCGACCGTAAAAGTCCCCGAGCGGCCGAGTTTGAAGACAAACTCTTGGCTCAGATCGTCGGTCAGGAACGTGCGGTTCGGCGTATGAGCGGTCTGTTTCAGATCTATCTCGCCGGGATGAATAATCCGTCGCGTCCGATCGGGACACTGCTGTTTCTCGGGCCGACCGGCTCCGGCAAAACGCGTGTCGTCGAGGCCGCGTCCGAGGTGCTCTTTAACGAACCGTACACCGTCGTTAAGATCGACTGTGCCGAATTTCAGCACTCGCACGAGATCGCGAAACTGATCGGCTCGCCTCCGGGATACCTCGGCCATCGCGAAACCTCGCCGATGCTGACGCAGGAAAATCTCGACAAGGCGCATACGGACGATACCAAACTCACGTTTGTGCTCTTTGACGAGATCGAAAAGGCGTCCGATTCGCTGTGGCAGCTTTTACTCGGCATCCTCGACAAGGCAACCTTGACGCTCGGCGACAATCGCCGCGTCGATTTTTCGCGAACGGTCGTCGTTATGACGTCCAATCTCGGTGCCCGTGAGATGTCGGATATGATCTCGGGCGGCATCGGTTTCGCCCCGACCAAGACCGATCAGGTCAAGGCCGATAACGAGATCGATACCAAGATCTACCGCACCGCACTCGAGGCCGCAAAACGTAAATTCTCACCCGAATTTATGAACCGCATCGACAAGGTCGTGGTATTTCGCAGCCTGAAGGAACATCACCTGCGGTTGATACTCGACATCGAGTTGCGTGCCGTTCAGGATCGCATAACCGAGTCGGCCGGAACAAAATTTGTCTTTGAATGCACGACCGAGGCAAAGGAATATTTGCTCAGCGAGGGCATCGACCTCAAATATGGTGCCCGTCACCTCAAGCGTGCGATCGAGCGTTTTCTGGTCTATCCGCTGTCAAATCTGGTCGCGACCGAGCAGGTTGAGACCGGTGATCTGGTGATGGTCGATTTTGACGATGACACCAAGATGCTGTATTTCACCAAACAGTCGGGCAAGATGATCGTGGCGGACACGCCGGAGGATGCCGATCTCGACTCGCCGCTGACAAATGCCGATGCTGCCGGTGTGCCGCTACCGACCGTGGCCGCCGCACCGCAGATGAGCAAGTCAAAAGGCGAGAGCGAAGACGTTTAG
- a CDS encoding inositol-3-phosphate synthase has protein sequence MVEKGVDIAPAEGKLGILLVGLGAVSTTLIAGVEAVKRGISEPVGSLTQLGTIRLGKRTDNRSPKISDFVPLASLDDVVFGAWDIFHDSAYDAAMNAGVLDKDLINQLSEPLSSLKPMSAVFEQNYVKRITGENVKTGKNKMDLAEQLIADIAKFKSDNNCSRLVMVWAASTEIYIEESAIHKTVESLEKAMYDSDPMVAPSMIYAYAAIKSGVPFANGAPNLTVDIPALTTLAEQHGVAICGKDFKTGQTLMKTILAPGLKSRMLGLDGWYSTNILGNRDGEVLDDPENFKSKEVSKLSVLEHIFQPEVYPDLYGDFSHVVKINYYPPRGDNKEGWDNIDIFGWLGYKMQIKVNFLCRDSILAAPLALDLALFMDLAQRAEMKGVQEWLSFYFKAPQTAPGLYPEHDIFIQLMKLKNTLRHMMGEELITHLGLEYYD, from the coding sequence ATGGTCGAAAAAGGCGTGGACATCGCTCCCGCAGAAGGAAAACTCGGAATATTGCTGGTCGGGCTCGGCGCCGTCAGCACAACCCTTATCGCCGGCGTCGAGGCCGTCAAACGCGGCATCTCAGAGCCGGTCGGGTCACTGACCCAACTCGGCACGATCCGCCTCGGCAAGCGCACCGATAACCGCAGCCCGAAGATCAGCGACTTTGTGCCGCTCGCATCACTCGATGATGTCGTCTTTGGCGCTTGGGATATTTTTCACGATTCGGCGTATGACGCGGCGATGAATGCCGGCGTGCTCGATAAGGATCTGATCAATCAGCTCTCTGAGCCGCTCTCCTCGCTCAAGCCTATGTCGGCCGTATTTGAGCAGAATTACGTCAAACGCATCACCGGCGAAAACGTCAAGACCGGCAAGAACAAGATGGATCTGGCGGAGCAGTTGATCGCTGACATCGCTAAGTTTAAGTCTGACAACAATTGCAGCCGTCTGGTGATGGTCTGGGCCGCATCGACCGAGATATACATCGAGGAATCGGCGATCCATAAGACCGTCGAGTCGCTCGAAAAGGCGATGTACGACAGCGATCCGATGGTCGCGCCGTCGATGATCTACGCTTATGCGGCGATCAAGTCCGGCGTGCCCTTTGCCAATGGTGCCCCAAATCTGACTGTCGATATCCCGGCATTGACCACGCTCGCCGAACAGCACGGCGTCGCCATCTGCGGCAAGGATTTTAAGACCGGCCAGACGCTGATGAAAACCATCCTCGCACCGGGCTTGAAATCGCGTATGCTCGGCCTCGACGGTTGGTACTCGACCAATATTCTCGGCAACCGCGACGGCGAGGTGCTCGACGATCCCGAAAATTTCAAGTCGAAAGAGGTTTCAAAGCTATCGGTGCTCGAGCACATATTCCAGCCCGAGGTCTACCCCGACCTTTACGGTGATTTTTCGCACGTCGTCAAGATCAACTATTATCCGCCCCGCGGCGATAACAAAGAGGGATGGGACAACATCGATATCTTTGGCTGGCTCGGCTACAAGATGCAGATCAAGGTCAACTTTCTCTGCCGCGACTCGATCCTCGCCGCACCGCTTGCTCTGGACCTGGCACTGTTTATGGACCTTGCCCAGCGTGCCGAGATGAAGGGCGTCCAGGAGTGGCTATCATTCTACTTTAAGGCACCGCAGACCGCTCCGGGACTGTACCCCGAGCACGATATCTTTATCCAGTTGATGAAGCTGAAAAACACCCTGCGGCATATGATGGGCGAAGAATTGATCACTCATCTTGGGCTCGAATATTACGATTAG
- a CDS encoding TlyA family RNA methyltransferase, translated as MSQKERIDKLLLARGFADSRAKAQALVMAGVVLVGEKRVDKASETFAADAVIRIKGDSPETKYVGRGGLKLERALADFDIDPSGYNCLDVGSSTGGFTDCLLQHGAVSVVAVDAGTNQLVWRLRTDERVDVRENTNARELKPDDFTAPFDLIVMDVSFISATKILAALVPLLTVTGRIVILIKPQFEVGRGEVGKGGIVKDPEKHERVVTEVNNFAESCGLTVIGTIESPIYGAEGNKEFLSAYERRA; from the coding sequence GTGAGCCAAAAGGAACGCATCGACAAACTGCTACTTGCTCGCGGCTTTGCCGACTCACGCGCAAAGGCTCAGGCACTCGTGATGGCCGGCGTAGTGCTGGTCGGCGAAAAGCGTGTGGACAAGGCATCAGAGACCTTTGCCGCGGATGCGGTCATCCGCATCAAGGGCGACTCGCCGGAGACCAAATATGTCGGCCGCGGCGGACTAAAGCTCGAACGTGCTCTTGCGGACTTCGATATCGACCCGAGCGGCTACAACTGTCTCGACGTTGGATCGTCGACCGGTGGATTTACCGATTGCCTGCTGCAGCACGGTGCCGTCTCCGTCGTGGCGGTCGATGCCGGGACGAATCAACTCGTCTGGCGTCTGCGGACCGATGAGCGTGTCGACGTTCGCGAAAATACCAATGCACGCGAGCTCAAACCGGACGATTTCACGGCTCCGTTTGACCTGATCGTGATGGACGTTTCGTTCATCTCAGCCACCAAGATCCTCGCCGCACTCGTACCGCTTTTGACTGTGACCGGCAGGATAGTCATTCTCATAAAGCCGCAATTTGAGGTCGGCCGCGGCGAGGTCGGCAAGGGCGGAATTGTCAAAGATCCTGAAAAGCACGAACGCGTGGTCACCGAAGTAAATAACTTTGCCGAAAGCTGCGGCCTGACGGTCATCGGCACTATCGAATCGCCGATCTACGGTGCCGAGGGCAACAAGGAATTTCTATCCGCTTATGAGCGACGAGCTTAA